A window of Plantibacter sp. PA-3-X8 genomic DNA:
TCCGGCACGTCGGCCTCGTTCCAACCCATCCGGGCGAACTCGGCGATCCGGCCCTTCGCCGTCGCCTCACCGAGCTCGGGCTCCGGGTGCGAGGTGAAGAACTGCCAGGGCGTCGAGGCGGCCCACTCCTCCCCCATGAACAGCATCGGGGTGAACGGTCCGAGCAGCGTGACGGCGGCGGCGATGGCGAGCTGCCCGTCGTCGAGGGTCGCGGCCAGCCGGTCGCCCGTCGCGCGGTTCCCGATCTGGTCGTGGTTCTGGTCGGAGACGACAAGCCGCCAGCTCGGCGTCCGTTCGAGGTCGATGCGGCGGCCGTGGTGGCGCTTGCGGAAGCTCGACCAGGTGCCGTTGTGGAAGAACCCCTCCTCCATGACCTTGCCGAGCGCACCGAGCGGCGCGAAGTCGGCATAGTAGCCGGACACCTCGCCGGTGAGCGCCACGTGCAGTGCGTGGTGGAAGTCGTCGCTCCACTGCGCGTCGAGACCGTACCCGCCGGCACCGCCTGGCCCCCGGGGCGTGATGAGCTTCGGGTCGTTCAGATCCGACTCGGCGATGAGCGTGAACGGTCGGTCGAGGTCGGCGCTGAGCGCATCCACCGCGGCGTCGAGTTCCTCGAGAAGGTGGATCGCACGGGTGTCGCGCAGGGCGTGTACGGCGTCGAGGCGAAGGCCGTCCACCCCGTACTCCTCGAACCACAGCAGCGCGCTGTCGATGATGTACCGACGCACCTCGTCGGAGTCCGGCCCGTCGAGGTTGAGGCTGTCGCCCCAGGTGTTGCCGGCGCCGTCCGCGAGGTACGGACCGAAGCGCGGCAGGACGTTGCCGGAGGGGCCGAGGTGGTTGTACACGACGTCCTGGATGACGGCGAGCCCGCGCTCATGGCACGCGGCGACGAAGCGACGGTAGCCGTCCGGTCCGCCGTAGGCCTCGTGGACAGCCGACCAGAAGACGCCGTCGTAGCCCCAGTTCCAGACGCCGTTGAACGCGTTGACCGGCAGGACCTCGACGGCGTCGACGCCCAGCTCGACCAGCTCGTCGAGGCGTTCGATCGCCCCGTCGAAGGTGGCCGCCTCGGTGAAGGTGCCGATGTGGAGTTCGTAGAGCACGGCACCGATGAGCGAGCGACCCCGCCAGCCGGTCCCGTCGCAGGGTGCCGGGTCGGATGCGACGACGCGTGACGGGCCGTGGACGCCCTCCGGCTGCCGGCGCGAGCGCGGATCGGCGAACGGACCCTCACCGTCGACGAGATA
This region includes:
- the treZ gene encoding malto-oligosyltrehalose trehalohydrolase, with the protein product MTTSTTSPAAGFRVWAPEAERVDLVLDGEQHPMDRDVAEGWWIALDGAEPRAAVVDSDYRYLVDGEGPFADPRSRRQPEGVHGPSRVVASDPAPCDGTGWRGRSLIGAVLYELHIGTFTEAATFDGAIERLDELVELGVDAVEVLPVNAFNGVWNWGYDGVFWSAVHEAYGGPDGYRRFVAACHERGLAVIQDVVYNHLGPSGNVLPRFGPYLADGAGNTWGDSLNLDGPDSDEVRRYIIDSALLWFEEYGVDGLRLDAVHALRDTRAIHLLEELDAAVDALSADLDRPFTLIAESDLNDPKLITPRGPGGAGGYGLDAQWSDDFHHALHVALTGEVSGYYADFAPLGALGKVMEEGFFHNGTWSSFRKRHHGRRIDLERTPSWRLVVSDQNHDQIGNRATGDRLAATLDDGQLAIAAAVTLLGPFTPMLFMGEEWAASTPWQFFTSHPEPELGEATAKGRIAEFARMGWNEADVPDPQDPETYRRSVLDWSERSRGRHATLLTWYRRVIELRRTVPAFTDPAFADTTAIVDEATGSFVLRRGSAMLAVNFGTEPVELTQRVGELLDSFGEVVTTEGSLRLGAHSVAILHH